One window from the genome of Nicotiana tomentosiformis chromosome 5, ASM39032v3, whole genome shotgun sequence encodes:
- the LOC138892993 gene encoding uncharacterized protein, which yields MENQVTIRGLFQEGTSQVRPPYFNGKHFSHWKLRMKIYAKSYYVKVWRIIKKGNYRLPAAAQPPADTEDIDEYTYEQMDVVQVNTKAQNFLYNAISGEEYDKISSCDRAKEKWDKLEITYEGTSKVKETRINMLVHDYEFFQMREGESIEEMFARFSKIIGNLKGFGKPYSSDVQEENKKTIAFKTTTEGPENDIDDDRVALEEEIAMISRNMDGLIRRYRNTRRGRMTSRRIRQYNEQDKNDRKCYECGRYGHVHAECPDLKRKMYQTMNAKKILKTVSWNEDILDLTLKESQNMLNELRRLNREKKDWELKLEVCEIKRDVLLDEV from the exons ATGGAAAATCAAGTAACTATTAGAGGACTCTTTCAAGAAGGAACGTCGCAAGTCAGACCACCATATTTCAATGGAAAACACTTTTCTCACTGGAAACTGCGAATGAAAATTTATGCAAAATCCTATTATGTCAAAGTATGGCGCATTATCAAAAAGGGAAACTATCGGCTACCAGCAGCAGCTCAACCACCCGCTGATACTGAAGATATAGATGAATATACATACGAGCAAATGGATGTCGTTCAGGTTAATACTAAGGCACAAAACTTTCTCTATAATGCTATAAGTGGAGAAGAGTATGACAAAATTTCAAGTTGTGATAGAGCCAAAGAAAAGTGGGACAAACTGGAAATTACTTATGAAGGAACCAGCAAAGTGAAAGAAACTCGAATAAACATGTTGGTTCATGATTATGAATTCTTCCAGATGAGAGAAGGAGAATCCATTGAAGAAATGTTTGCAAGATTCAGCAAAATCATTGGCAATCTGAAAGGCTTTGGTAAGCCCTACTCAAGTGATGTTCAA GAAGAAAACAAGAAAACAATTGCCTTCAAAACTACAACTGAAGGAcctgaaaatgatattgatgACGATCGAGTAGCTCTTGAAGAAGAAATTGCCATGATATCAAGAAACATGGATGGATTGATAAGAAGATATAGAAACACAAGAAGGGGAAGGATGACATCTAGACGAATCAGGCAATATAATGAACAAGACAAGAATGACAGGaaatgttatgagtgtggaaggtATGGGCATGTTCATGCTgaatgcccagatcttaaaagaAAA ATGTATCAGACGATGAATGCAAAGAAGATACTGAAAACTGTTTCATGGAACGAG GACATTCTTGACCTTACCCTAAAGGAGTCTCAAAACATGTTGAATGAATTAAGGAGACTCAATAGGGAAAAGAAGGACTGGGAACTTAAGCTTGAAGTCTGTGAAATCAAAAGAGATGTACTTCTAGATGAAGTTTAG